The following coding sequences are from one Natrarchaeobaculum sulfurireducens window:
- a CDS encoding IS5 family transposase has translation MQTLPKSRLLRFVEEAFQLAKRAVARYSSKFSKQRYTLHQHIVLLCLKLRKNTTYRTLLDELIEMPRIRNAINLTELPAPSTLCKAFDRLDMAVWRVLLNLSVSLLPTNGVAGIDASGFDRSHASKHYTKRAELTIQQLKVTLLVDSKVNAVLDLHVTTTRKHDSQIAPSLIKRNPETIDILLGDKGYDDQKIRRLARQHEIRPLIKHREFTPLHKAWNARLDADLYGQRSQSETVNSTLKRKYGSFVRSRRWWKQVRELALACIVHNLDQAI, from the coding sequence ATGCAGACCCTCCCAAAGTCTCGGTTGCTCCGGTTTGTCGAGGAAGCATTTCAGTTAGCGAAACGTGCTGTTGCTCGATATTCCTCGAAATTCTCGAAACAACGCTACACGCTCCATCAGCACATCGTTCTCCTCTGTCTCAAGCTTCGGAAGAACACGACCTATCGTACACTCCTCGATGAGCTCATCGAGATGCCCCGTATCCGGAACGCGATCAATCTCACTGAACTGCCAGCCCCATCAACACTGTGCAAAGCGTTCGATAGACTCGATATGGCAGTCTGGCGAGTGCTGCTCAATCTCTCTGTTTCACTGCTCCCGACCAACGGCGTTGCGGGGATCGATGCTTCGGGTTTCGACCGCAGTCACGCCTCAAAACACTACACGAAACGCGCCGAACTCACGATTCAGCAACTCAAAGTAACACTGCTCGTCGATTCCAAAGTGAACGCAGTTCTTGATTTACACGTGACGACGACACGAAAACACGATAGCCAGATCGCTCCGTCGCTGATCAAACGCAACCCCGAGACTATCGACATCCTGCTCGGAGACAAAGGCTACGACGACCAGAAAATCAGGCGGCTTGCCCGTCAACACGAGATTCGTCCACTAATCAAGCATCGTGAGTTCACACCGCTTCACAAGGCATGGAACGCACGCTTAGACGCCGACCTCTACGGCCAACGGAGTCAATCAGAGACAGTCAACTCAACGCTCAAGCGGAAGTACGGATCGTTCGTCCGTTCACGACGCTGGTGGAAGCAGGTCCGTGAACTCGCTCTTGCGTGTATCGTCCACAATCTTGACCAAGCAATCTAA
- a CDS encoding GNAT family N-acetyltransferase, producing the protein MTGTRTYPDEASGPFPSPPTRFDDKDGRPIEIVSLESFDGEAFDTVVEMYTNFSPEDRAQGIPPTGEDRIRDWLEAIGSASINVVARHDGDVIGHAVLVPETDDPSSIDDRGNLEWELAIFVLQDYQRAGIGTQLLEGLLGRAIEQGVERVWLTVERWNSPAIALYERVGFEASGTESFEQEMAIRLGDAA; encoded by the coding sequence ATGACCGGAACGCGAACGTACCCCGACGAGGCGTCGGGCCCGTTCCCGTCGCCGCCGACGCGATTCGATGACAAAGACGGCCGGCCGATCGAGATCGTGAGTCTCGAGTCGTTCGATGGCGAGGCGTTCGATACCGTCGTCGAGATGTACACCAACTTCTCTCCCGAAGATCGCGCCCAGGGTATCCCGCCGACCGGGGAGGATCGCATCCGCGACTGGCTCGAGGCGATCGGGAGCGCCAGCATCAACGTCGTCGCCCGGCACGACGGCGACGTCATCGGCCACGCGGTGTTAGTCCCCGAAACTGACGATCCATCGTCGATCGACGACCGCGGCAACCTCGAGTGGGAACTCGCGATTTTCGTCCTGCAGGACTACCAGCGCGCCGGAATCGGCACCCAGTTGCTCGAGGGACTGCTCGGTCGTGCCATCGAACAGGGGGTCGAACGGGTCTGGCTCACCGTCGAGCGATGGAACAGTCCGGCGATTGCCCTCTACGAGCGGGTGGGCTTCGAGGCGAGCGGAACCGAGAGCTTCGAACAGGAGATGGCGATCAGGCTCGGCGACGCGGCGTAA
- a CDS encoding universal stress protein, with protein sequence MNVLVGLGGSDESVKTLRQTIDRSTEAGDELTIAVVEKPESKRSQEEMCEEATGLLEEAGADAEIVALEGDPGSALVDYAEQGEFDQLVIGGGTLSPMGKIQLGPIAEFVLLNAPTTVKLVR encoded by the coding sequence ATGAACGTCTTAGTGGGTCTTGGCGGCAGCGACGAATCGGTCAAGACGCTTCGCCAGACGATCGATCGCAGCACCGAGGCAGGCGACGAGCTAACTATCGCCGTCGTCGAAAAGCCCGAGTCGAAACGGTCACAAGAAGAGATGTGCGAGGAAGCCACGGGGTTGCTCGAGGAAGCTGGCGCTGACGCCGAAATAGTCGCACTCGAGGGCGACCCGGGTAGTGCACTCGTCGACTACGCCGAGCAGGGCGAGTTCGACCAACTGGTCATCGGCGGTGGGACGCTCTCGCCGATGGGCAAGATCCAGCTCGGGCCGATCGCCGAGTTCGTGCTGTTGAACGCGCCGACGACGGTCAAGCTGGTGCGATAA
- a CDS encoding ATP-binding protein translates to MSDAALDVVEFMLTASVYSDDRTLDENDLPPSYRRVYWTGSADADGEDRGDGVSTPAGISRPLSMTATTAREATDVPQPWEAVSELMFTERDEFSGTLTFADRELAEQWFADRVDEERLLENPTLAKYFADHDDYAFDVSHEDARDRNRPIQADRVWIDGLLEEYFDTEDDEEMLDLVEVRAPEEVEMSLDDLVLTADQENELDKIAKAIEHREYLSQIGLREIGKLLFVGPPGTGKTSTAQALAQDMDLPFVEVKLSMITSQYLGETAKNVDKTFEVAKRLSPCILFIDEFDFVAKTRRSDEHAALKRAVNTLLKSIDNISLIEDDVLLIGATNHPDQLDEAAWRRFDEIINFPKPDYDMRADILRVITRQMDIDEFDPQLIAEVTQGLTGSDLRMVLREAVLEALTEDRTRLTQEDLLNAVEEFEERDTLKNMDMMGGDHDALVAGGDLGKASDGGHDHSHDHGHDHSHDHDHSQDHDHDHSHDHDHDH, encoded by the coding sequence ATGAGTGATGCGGCGCTCGACGTCGTCGAATTCATGCTTACGGCGAGCGTGTACTCCGACGACAGGACCCTAGACGAGAACGACCTGCCGCCGTCGTACCGCCGAGTGTACTGGACTGGCAGTGCCGACGCCGACGGCGAGGATCGTGGCGACGGCGTTTCGACGCCGGCCGGGATCAGCCGCCCGCTGTCGATGACGGCGACTACAGCACGCGAGGCAACCGACGTCCCCCAGCCGTGGGAGGCCGTCTCCGAACTGATGTTCACCGAACGCGACGAGTTCTCCGGCACGCTCACCTTCGCAGACCGGGAACTCGCCGAGCAGTGGTTCGCCGACCGCGTCGACGAGGAGCGCTTGCTCGAGAACCCGACGCTCGCGAAGTACTTCGCCGACCACGACGACTACGCGTTCGACGTCAGCCACGAGGACGCTCGCGACCGAAACCGGCCAATCCAGGCCGACCGGGTCTGGATCGACGGCCTGCTCGAGGAGTATTTCGACACCGAAGACGACGAGGAGATGCTGGACCTCGTCGAGGTGCGTGCACCCGAAGAGGTCGAGATGTCCCTCGACGATCTCGTGTTGACGGCCGATCAGGAGAACGAACTCGATAAGATCGCAAAGGCGATCGAACACCGCGAATATCTCTCCCAGATCGGCCTTCGGGAGATCGGGAAACTGCTCTTCGTCGGTCCCCCAGGGACGGGTAAGACCTCGACTGCCCAGGCACTGGCCCAGGACATGGACCTGCCGTTCGTCGAGGTCAAACTCTCGATGATCACCTCCCAGTATCTCGGTGAGACGGCGAAAAACGTCGACAAGACGTTCGAAGTCGCCAAACGCCTCTCGCCGTGTATTCTGTTCATCGACGAGTTCGACTTCGTCGCGAAGACCCGCCGAAGCGACGAACACGCCGCGCTCAAGCGGGCGGTCAACACGCTGCTTAAGAGCATCGACAACATCTCGCTCATCGAAGACGACGTCTTGCTCATCGGCGCGACGAACCATCCCGACCAGCTCGACGAGGCCGCCTGGCGCCGGTTCGACGAGATCATCAACTTCCCCAAGCCCGACTACGACATGCGGGCGGACATCCTCCGGGTCATCACCCGACAGATGGACATCGACGAGTTCGACCCCCAGCTAATCGCCGAGGTTACCCAGGGGCTCACCGGCAGCGACCTTCGGATGGTGCTCCGCGAGGCCGTCCTCGAGGCGCTGACCGAGGATCGAACGCGACTGACCCAGGAGGATCTGCTGAACGCCGTCGAGGAGTTCGAAGAGCGCGATACGCTGAAGAACATGGACATGATGGGCGGCGACCACGACGCGCTCGTCGCCGGCGGCGACCTCGGAAAGGCGAGCGACGGTGGCCACGATCACAGCCACGACCACGGCCACGATCACAGCCACGACCACGACCACAGCCAGGACCACGACCACGATCACAGCCACGACCACGACCACGATCACTGA
- a CDS encoding DUF2237 family protein: MPSDRNVYGGELEPCSTDPTTGFLRDGCCRRVEGDHGRHELCAVMTESFLEFSAAQGNDLLTPRPELDFPGLEAGDRWCLCLGRWIEALEADCAPPVVLEATHEAVLRDVEPDILREYEYDGTPIGDGE; encoded by the coding sequence GTGCCTTCCGATCGCAACGTCTACGGGGGCGAACTCGAGCCCTGCAGCACCGATCCGACGACGGGCTTTCTGCGCGACGGTTGCTGTCGTCGCGTCGAGGGCGACCACGGCCGCCACGAGCTCTGTGCGGTGATGACCGAGTCGTTCCTCGAGTTCAGCGCCGCCCAGGGAAACGACCTGCTCACGCCACGGCCCGAATTGGACTTTCCCGGCCTCGAGGCGGGCGACCGCTGGTGTCTCTGTCTCGGCCGCTGGATCGAGGCCCTCGAAGCCGACTGTGCACCCCCGGTCGTCCTCGAGGCGACCCACGAGGCCGTCCTCCGGGACGTAGAGCCCGATATACTTCGCGAGTACGAGTACGACGGCACGCCGATCGGCGACGGGGAGTGA
- a CDS encoding MBL fold metallo-hydrolase has product MRVTLLGTGDTTGTPTVGCDCETCERAREEGIERTRFSVHVENERLDESLLIDFSPDFRYQFLREDVSIPDAAVVTHVHFDHLDGLGNLFRVVDSLEVYAADETDPQTGRSVAETVAEDYHYLHVIDVCPTTPLEPIHVCGFNVTLVPVEHPPLVCYGVAIEDPITGAKLSISGDTSYNVPERSRAALAEPDLLLADAIVPAHLCDYHPAGGRHEDENGVPRTFGTKHMTREGALALAEDLNADRTRLVHVAHYYPPDEAFEEPLAVDGEQYTI; this is encoded by the coding sequence GTGCGCGTGACGCTTCTGGGCACTGGCGACACCACTGGGACGCCAACCGTCGGTTGTGACTGTGAAACCTGCGAACGTGCCCGTGAGGAGGGGATCGAGCGCACTCGCTTTTCGGTACACGTCGAGAACGAACGCCTCGACGAGTCGTTACTGATCGACTTCAGCCCCGACTTCCGATACCAGTTCTTGCGCGAAGACGTTTCCATCCCCGACGCCGCCGTCGTCACGCACGTCCATTTCGACCACCTCGACGGCCTCGGGAACCTCTTTCGCGTCGTCGACTCCCTCGAGGTGTACGCGGCCGACGAGACTGATCCACAGACGGGCCGGAGCGTCGCCGAAACGGTCGCCGAGGACTACCACTACCTTCACGTGATCGACGTCTGTCCGACGACGCCGCTCGAGCCGATCCACGTCTGTGGCTTCAATGTGACGCTGGTTCCGGTCGAGCACCCGCCGCTGGTCTGTTATGGCGTCGCGATCGAGGACCCGATAACGGGGGCAAAACTCTCGATCTCCGGTGATACGAGCTACAACGTCCCGGAGCGATCGCGGGCAGCGCTTGCCGAGCCGGACCTCTTGCTCGCCGACGCAATCGTCCCGGCCCACCTCTGTGACTATCATCCCGCCGGTGGCCGCCACGAGGACGAAAACGGTGTTCCACGCACCTTCGGGACGAAACACATGACTCGAGAGGGTGCGCTTGCGCTCGCCGAGGACCTGAATGCCGACCGAACGCGACTGGTCCACGTTGCCCACTACTATCCGCCCGATGAAGCCTTCGAGGAGCCACTGGCCGTCGACGGCGAGCAGTACACGATCTGA